The Alphaproteobacteria bacterium genome includes a window with the following:
- a CDS encoding ABC transporter ATP-binding protein, with product MRKPPSLHLRSARLVYDGVPLFESLDAEFAAGRFTCLLGPSGVGKSTLLRAFAGLAEVGPDAVSPELPRVAWMAQDDLLCPWLDALGNVTLGASLRGEKADLTKARGLLAQVGLGDRANAAPHELSGGQRQRVALARTLYEDQDVVLMDEPFAGLDAPTRWRLQELAATLLAGRTVLLVTHDPREALRLGHDIRVLAGRPVKLGPVLSPSGATPRALDDMALLAMETKLIGEIADGAT from the coding sequence ATGCGGAAACCACCCTCTCTCCATTTGCGATCCGCGCGCCTTGTCTATGACGGCGTGCCGCTGTTCGAAAGCCTCGACGCCGAATTCGCGGCCGGGCGCTTCACCTGCTTGCTCGGGCCCTCGGGTGTCGGCAAATCGACGTTACTGCGCGCTTTCGCCGGGTTGGCCGAAGTCGGCCCGGACGCGGTTTCGCCCGAGCTCCCGCGCGTCGCCTGGATGGCGCAGGACGATCTGCTCTGTCCGTGGCTCGACGCGCTGGGCAATGTGACGCTGGGTGCGTCGTTGCGCGGCGAAAAAGCCGATCTCACGAAGGCGCGCGGTCTGTTGGCGCAAGTCGGCCTTGGTGATCGCGCGAACGCCGCCCCACACGAGCTTTCCGGCGGACAGCGCCAGCGCGTCGCCCTCGCCCGCACGCTTTACGAGGATCAGGACGTGGTGCTGATGGACGAGCCCTTCGCAGGCCTCGACGCGCCCACGCGCTGGCGGTTGCAGGAACTCGCCGCGACGCTGCTGGCCGGCCGCACCGTGTTGTTGGTCACGCATGACCCGCGCGAGGCGCTGCGTCTCGGCCACGATATCCGCGTTCTCGCCGGGCGGCCGGTGAAACTCGGCCCCGTGCTGTCGCCATCCGGTGCCACGCCGCGCGCGCTGGACGACATGGCGCTGCTGGCGATGGAAACGAAGCTGATCGGCGAGATCGCGGACGGTGCGACATGA
- a CDS encoding fumarylacetoacetate hydrolase family protein encodes MAKRDAAQWALATVEAGGKPVAVLEVGEKLYRLGPSLARAGLAGIDNVVDVFADWSRTQAALDKAATLVDAADAVTPSRRLAPLLYPGKILCAGANYFDHLAEMGMPGAKKEDQRLFFFMKPPRNAIVGEGATVHQPIGTKAFDWEIELAAVIGKRARNVSVDDALSYVAGYTVSIDFSARDHNRAPETFYKLDWVAGKANDTCCPTGPRFVPASAIANPQDIGLKLWVNGELKQNGRSTDMIFSIAEQISTASKIMTLDPGDLLLTGTPAGVGVPKQTFLKPGDKVDAEIETIGKLSVVIQEPR; translated from the coding sequence ATGGCGAAAAGGGACGCGGCGCAATGGGCGTTGGCGACGGTCGAGGCGGGCGGCAAGCCGGTCGCGGTCCTGGAAGTCGGCGAAAAGCTTTATCGCCTGGGGCCGTCCTTGGCGCGCGCCGGACTCGCCGGGATCGACAATGTCGTCGATGTCTTCGCCGATTGGTCCAGAACCCAAGCCGCGCTCGACAAGGCCGCAACGCTGGTCGACGCCGCCGATGCGGTGACGCCTTCGCGCCGTCTCGCGCCCTTGCTCTATCCGGGCAAGATCTTGTGCGCGGGCGCCAATTATTTCGATCACCTTGCCGAGATGGGCATGCCGGGGGCGAAGAAGGAAGACCAGCGTCTGTTCTTCTTCATGAAGCCGCCGCGCAACGCCATCGTGGGCGAGGGCGCGACCGTCCATCAGCCGATCGGCACCAAGGCGTTCGATTGGGAAATCGAACTCGCCGCCGTGATCGGCAAGCGCGCGCGCAATGTGTCGGTCGACGACGCGCTGTCGTATGTCGCGGGCTACACCGTGTCGATCGATTTCTCCGCGCGCGACCACAACCGCGCGCCGGAGACCTTCTACAAGCTCGACTGGGTCGCCGGTAAGGCGAACGACACGTGCTGCCCGACGGGCCCGCGCTTCGTGCCCGCCTCGGCGATCGCCAACCCGCAGGATATCGGCCTGAAGCTGTGGGTGAACGGCGAGCTCAAACAGAACGGCCGCTCGACCGACATGATCTTCTCGATCGCCGAACAGATTTCGACGGCGTCGAAGATCATGACGCTCGACCCGGGCGATCTGCTGCTGACCGGCACGCCCGCGGGCGTGGGCGTGCCCAAACAGACCTTCCTGAAACCCGGCGACAAAGTCGACGCCGAGATTGAGACGATCGGCAAGCTGTCGGTCGTCATCCAAGAGCCGCGCTGA
- a CDS encoding DUF192 domain-containing protein has product MIIQRRLFLAGLAAFAASPVLAQNAAGVTFEKGPLEIVSGGRTHKFTVEFADNDQRRTLGLMYRRQMAADAGMLFDFKRDSPVAMWMRNTLIPLDMLFADKTGLIVHIHERAVPMDETTIESRGVVRAVLELNGGTVQRLGIKPGDRMVHAMFRA; this is encoded by the coding sequence ATGATCATCCAACGCCGTTTATTCCTCGCCGGGCTCGCGGCCTTCGCCGCATCCCCCGTTCTCGCGCAAAACGCCGCCGGCGTGACCTTCGAGAAGGGGCCGCTGGAAATCGTCAGCGGCGGCAGGACGCATAAATTCACGGTCGAGTTCGCGGATAACGACCAGCGCCGCACGTTGGGCCTTATGTATCGCCGTCAGATGGCGGCCGATGCGGGCATGTTGTTCGACTTCAAGCGGGACTCGCCCGTCGCGATGTGGATGCGCAATACGCTGATCCCGCTCGACATGCTGTTCGCCGACAAGACGGGGTTGATCGTCCATATCCACGAGCGCGCCGTGCCGATGGACGAGACGACGATCGAATCGCGCGGTGTGGTGCGCGCGGTGCTGGAATTGAACGGCGGCACCGTCCAGCGCCTGGGAATCAAACCCGGCGACCGGATGGTCCACGCGATGTTCAGGGCTTGA
- a CDS encoding ABC transporter substrate-binding protein, with translation MNLSRRALLAASAAFLAAPSILRAQAGKEFTVLLDWFVNPNHGPIIAAQELGYFREAGLDAKIVPPTDPNDPPRLVAAGRGDVAVSYQHSLVLQAVQDIPLMRIGALIDTPLSTITALADGPIRSLADFKGKRIGYSISGIQTALVRAMLNSAGVTIDDVQMINVNFSLSPALLAGRVEGVIGALRNFELHQLDLEGKPGRAFFLEEHGIPLHDGLIFVANRERAKAKDPALRGFLDAVERGAQYCVNNPDDAWKLFLKGRTQLDNELNRRAWKSTLPRWAHSPAALDRARYKRFAEFLAASKLIAKEPDLDSFVMAL, from the coding sequence ATGAATCTCTCCCGCCGCGCTTTGCTCGCCGCTTCCGCCGCTTTTCTCGCCGCCCCGTCGATCTTGCGCGCACAAGCCGGGAAGGAGTTCACCGTGTTGCTTGATTGGTTCGTCAATCCGAACCATGGGCCGATCATCGCGGCGCAAGAACTCGGTTATTTCCGCGAAGCGGGCCTCGACGCCAAGATCGTGCCGCCGACCGATCCCAACGATCCGCCGCGCTTGGTCGCCGCCGGACGCGGCGACGTCGCGGTCTCGTATCAGCATTCGCTGGTTCTGCAGGCCGTGCAGGACATTCCGCTGATGCGCATTGGTGCTCTGATCGACACGCCGCTCTCGACGATCACGGCGCTGGCCGACGGCCCGATCCGCTCCCTCGCCGATTTCAAGGGCAAGCGGATCGGCTATTCGATCTCTGGCATCCAGACGGCATTGGTGCGCGCGATGTTGAATTCGGCGGGTGTCACAATCGACGACGTGCAAATGATCAACGTCAATTTCTCGCTGTCGCCCGCTTTGCTCGCGGGCCGGGTCGAAGGCGTCATCGGCGCACTCAGAAATTTCGAGCTGCATCAGCTCGACCTCGAAGGCAAGCCGGGCCGCGCCTTCTTTCTGGAGGAACATGGCATTCCGCTGCATGACGGCTTGATCTTCGTCGCCAACCGCGAACGCGCCAAAGCGAAAGACCCGGCCTTGCGTGGCTTCCTCGACGCGGTGGAGCGCGGCGCCCAATACTGCGTCAACAATCCCGACGACGCATGGAAGCTGTTCCTAAAGGGCCGCACGCAGCTCGACAACGAGCTCAACCGCCGCGCCTGGAAATCGACGCTGCCGCGCTGGGCGCATTCGCCCGCCGCCCTCGACCGCGCGCGCTACAAGCGCTTCGCCGAATTCCTGGCGGCGTCGAAGCTGATCGCCAAGGAACCCGATCTCGATAGTTTCGTGATGGCGCTTTAG
- a CDS encoding EthD family reductase produces the protein MIVRSAVLEGTVAEADRATFDALARNAILPAITRYPGIREVRLRKPAETEAGAPPVYMIFDLYFDDLAAMHAALASPVRQEVRTEIGAAMKFFTGRVYHLVLEDFAKLKP, from the coding sequence TTGATCGTCCGTTCCGCCGTCCTCGAAGGTACCGTCGCCGAAGCCGATCGCGCGACGTTCGACGCGCTCGCGCGCAATGCGATCCTGCCCGCGATCACCCGCTATCCCGGCATCCGCGAAGTGCGCTTGCGCAAACCGGCCGAAACGGAAGCCGGCGCGCCGCCGGTCTATATGATCTTCGATCTTTATTTCGACGATTTGGCGGCGATGCATGCCGCCCTCGCCAGCCCCGTGCGCCAGGAAGTGCGCACAGAAATCGGCGCGGCGATGAAGTTCTTCACCGGCCGCGTCTATCATCTCGTGCTGGAAGATTTCGCGAAGCTCAAGCCCTGA
- a CDS encoding TRAP transporter small permease has protein sequence MLRRAFEILRGTAEAVSALLLAATFAVTLAGVFMRYVMNRPISWADELGMIMLIWAMFIADSFVTKDKDHVAFDIVWDISSPRARRVILILQGALFAAIFAYAWPLVADYILFLWRERTSALEWRLDFVYSCFLIYIAAWAVRLAFKCYDAIFGDWRARVRDGDPADQTNNLLG, from the coding sequence ATGTTGCGACGCGCGTTCGAAATCTTGAGGGGCACGGCCGAGGCCGTTTCCGCGCTGCTGCTCGCGGCGACCTTCGCGGTGACGCTGGCGGGCGTGTTCATGCGCTACGTCATGAACCGCCCGATCTCCTGGGCCGACGAACTCGGCATGATCATGCTGATCTGGGCGATGTTCATCGCCGACTCCTTCGTCACGAAGGACAAGGATCACGTCGCCTTCGACATCGTCTGGGACATCTCCTCGCCGCGCGCGCGCCGCGTCATCCTGATTCTGCAGGGTGCTTTGTTCGCCGCGATCTTTGCTTACGCGTGGCCGCTGGTCGCCGACTACATCTTGTTCCTGTGGCGCGAGCGCACCTCGGCGCTCGAATGGCGTCTCGATTTCGTCTATTCGTGCTTCTTGATCTACATCGCCGCGTGGGCTGTGCGCTTGGCGTTCAAATGCTACGACGCGATTTTCGGCGATTGGCGCGCCCGGGTGCGCGACGGCGATCCCGCCGACCAAACCAACAATCTGCTCGGCTGA
- a CDS encoding SDR family oxidoreductase, translating into MTSPVAFVTGAAQGIGLAAAKRLAEDGFRVFAMDRTADTLAAACAKLRAGGLDVFAAPCDVCDRASVAAALDQADRVDAMVTAAGIYNDAQFLDLTEDQFRRMLDVNVVGTFIPAQEAARRMKPGGRIVTISSRGALGGTRFAHYVASKAAVIGLTRAMAMELRAKQIAVNSVAPGFTDTPMTRSAPAEMFAAWESLEPSGKAASPDEIATAIAFLASPKTSFVTGQTLFVDGGKSLGGLGI; encoded by the coding sequence GTGACGAGTCCCGTCGCCTTCGTCACCGGGGCCGCGCAAGGGATCGGGCTTGCCGCCGCCAAGCGTCTGGCCGAGGACGGGTTCCGCGTCTTCGCGATGGACCGCACGGCCGACACGCTCGCCGCCGCTTGCGCCAAGCTGCGCGCGGGCGGGCTCGACGTGTTCGCGGCGCCTTGCGACGTGTGCGATCGCGCGTCGGTCGCGGCCGCCCTCGATCAAGCCGATCGCGTCGACGCGATGGTGACGGCGGCGGGCATCTACAACGATGCGCAATTCCTCGATCTGACCGAGGATCAGTTCCGCCGCATGCTCGACGTGAACGTCGTCGGCACGTTCATCCCAGCGCAGGAAGCCGCGCGGCGGATGAAGCCGGGCGGGCGGATCGTCACGATCTCTTCGCGCGGCGCGCTCGGGGGGACACGCTTCGCGCATTACGTCGCGTCGAAAGCCGCCGTGATCGGCCTCACGCGCGCGATGGCGATGGAACTGCGCGCCAAGCAGATCGCGGTGAACTCGGTCGCGCCCGGCTTCACCGATACGCCGATGACGCGCTCGGCCCCGGCCGAGATGTTCGCGGCATGGGAAAGCCTGGAGCCGTCGGGCAAAGCCGCGTCGCCCGACGAGATCGCGACCGCGATCGCCTTCCTGGCATCGCCCAAAACCAGCTTCGTGACCGGCCAGACGCTGTTCGTCGACGGCGGCAAGTCGCTGGGCGGCCTCGGTATCTAA
- a CDS encoding ABC transporter permease, with the protein MIRAVIIAMGFVAAWYALVTATGVPHYILPGPARVAAAFADNAGFIAENAAITFLEIVLGMLVGLLAGLSCALALAMSRLLRVWMLPLIVASQAIPVFAIAPLLVLWLGYGIASKIAAAALIIFFPVASAFYDGLARTNAGFLDLARTMGATKPLILLRLRFPAALPALASGIRVAAAIAPIGAVIGEWVGASAGLGFVMLQSNAQMRVDLVFAALIVLAAFALIFYAAIDRLMTALVPWDPKRIDR; encoded by the coding sequence ATGATCCGCGCCGTGATCATCGCGATGGGCTTCGTCGCCGCCTGGTATGCGCTGGTCACGGCAACGGGCGTGCCGCATTACATCCTGCCCGGCCCCGCGCGCGTCGCTGCCGCCTTCGCCGACAATGCGGGTTTCATCGCCGAAAATGCAGCGATCACGTTCCTGGAAATCGTGCTCGGCATGCTCGTCGGTTTGCTCGCAGGCCTGTCCTGCGCGCTGGCGTTGGCCATGTCGCGCCTGTTGCGCGTCTGGATGCTGCCGCTGATCGTCGCGAGCCAGGCAATCCCGGTTTTCGCCATCGCGCCCTTGTTGGTGCTGTGGCTTGGCTACGGGATCGCGTCGAAAATCGCGGCGGCGGCGTTGATCATCTTCTTCCCCGTCGCGTCGGCCTTCTACGACGGGCTCGCGCGCACCAATGCCGGCTTCCTCGACCTCGCGCGCACGATGGGTGCGACGAAACCGCTGATCCTGCTGCGCCTGCGCTTCCCCGCTGCCCTGCCCGCACTTGCCTCCGGCATTCGCGTCGCTGCCGCGATCGCGCCCATCGGCGCGGTGATCGGCGAATGGGTCGGCGCCTCGGCCGGCCTCGGCTTCGTCATGCTGCAATCCAATGCGCAGATGCGCGTCGATCTGGTGTTCGCAGCACTGATCGTGCTCGCCGCCTTCGCGCTGATTTTCTACGCCGCCATCGATCGTTTGATGACGGCGCTTGTTCCGTGGGACCCGAAAAGGATCGATCGATGA
- the dctP gene encoding TRAP transporter substrate-binding protein DctP — protein MKSFLKLAAAALLLGGLASAPAVAQTEIRISTAAPDQSPLSDAFRMIKTRMEAKFPGQIRVSVHTASSLFRQGTELPAMQRGNLEMASPVTFEIEGQLPEYGVFSAAYLFRDADHLIKTFRSDIGKEFADDVASKMGIVILDTAYLGTRTVNLRMDKPVRLPGDLAGVKMRMPPGPAFQMLAKALGATAVSMPITEVYLGLKTGSIDAQDNPINMTRDWKFNEVTAQVILTRHLVQPVFFAIAKPAFDKLTPAQQAELRAASREAADFEIAKTLEDEKSAADTFRAAGIKIVEPDIPAFRAAVMEQYKESGMMARWKPGLAEKVEAIR, from the coding sequence ATGAAGTCGTTTCTGAAACTCGCCGCCGCCGCGTTGCTGCTGGGCGGCCTCGCGTCGGCGCCCGCCGTCGCGCAGACCGAAATCCGCATTTCGACGGCGGCGCCCGATCAGTCGCCGTTGAGCGACGCCTTCCGCATGATCAAGACGCGGATGGAAGCGAAGTTCCCCGGCCAGATCCGCGTGTCGGTCCATACGGCCAGCTCGCTGTTCCGCCAGGGCACCGAACTGCCCGCGATGCAGCGCGGAAACCTGGAAATGGCGAGCCCGGTCACGTTCGAGATCGAAGGCCAGTTGCCGGAATACGGCGTGTTCAGCGCGGCCTATCTGTTCCGCGACGCCGATCATCTGATCAAGACGTTCCGGTCCGACATCGGCAAGGAATTCGCCGACGACGTGGCGTCGAAGATGGGCATCGTCATCCTCGACACCGCGTATCTCGGCACGCGCACGGTGAACTTGCGCATGGACAAGCCGGTGCGCCTGCCCGGCGATCTGGCGGGCGTGAAGATGCGCATGCCGCCGGGCCCGGCCTTCCAGATGCTGGCCAAGGCGCTGGGCGCCACGGCCGTGTCGATGCCGATCACGGAAGTCTATCTCGGCCTCAAGACCGGATCGATCGACGCGCAGGACAATCCGATCAACATGACGCGCGATTGGAAGTTCAACGAAGTGACCGCGCAGGTGATCTTGACGCGCCACCTCGTCCAACCGGTGTTCTTCGCGATCGCCAAGCCGGCCTTCGACAAGCTCACACCCGCCCAGCAGGCGGAACTGCGCGCGGCTTCGCGCGAAGCGGCCGATTTCGAAATCGCCAAGACGCTGGAGGACGAGAAATCGGCGGCCGATACGTTCCGCGCCGCCGGGATCAAGATCGTCGAGCCGGACATCCCCGCCTTCCGCGCGGCGGTGATGGAGCAGTACAAGGAATCCGGCATGATGGCGCGCTGGAAGCCGGGTCTGGCCGAAAAGGTCGAAGCGATCCGCTGA
- a CDS encoding acetoin utilization protein AcuC yields the protein MALFIGSEIYRRSRYGSNHPLAIPRVSTCIDLCRALGWLPAERFLDSPIATRDELIRFHDPAYIDALIAAEAAQSVDDATSERHNIGRGGNPVFGEIFRRPATACGASLAAAERLAAGQATRIYSPAGGTHHGRKDQASGFCYLNDPVLAILRLLDRGLTRVAYVDLDAHHCDGVEAALAGEERVRLYSIHEAGRWPNTGAAHETAGRIATNFPVPADLNDSEFALLVEDAILPALVAFKPQALIVQGGADALADDPLSNLGLSNLALWRAGAALLSLGVPTLITGGGGYNPWSVARAWTGLWAQVAGHDIPDRLPPEAEEMLRALTWHRRKDQVRPEHWFTTLADEPRDGPIRAEIRALLGRARAA from the coding sequence ATGGCGTTGTTCATCGGTTCGGAAATCTATCGGCGCTCGCGCTACGGCTCGAACCACCCGTTGGCGATCCCGCGCGTGTCGACCTGCATCGATCTGTGCCGGGCGCTGGGCTGGCTGCCGGCGGAACGCTTTCTCGACAGCCCGATCGCGACGCGCGACGAGCTGATCCGCTTCCACGATCCCGCCTATATCGACGCGCTGATCGCGGCCGAAGCGGCGCAAAGCGTCGATGACGCGACGTCGGAACGCCACAATATCGGGCGCGGCGGCAATCCGGTGTTCGGCGAGATTTTCCGCCGCCCCGCGACCGCGTGCGGCGCCTCGCTCGCGGCCGCCGAGCGTTTGGCGGCGGGGCAAGCCACGCGCATCTACAGCCCGGCGGGCGGCACGCATCATGGGCGCAAGGATCAAGCCTCGGGCTTCTGCTATCTCAATGATCCCGTGCTGGCGATTTTGCGTTTGCTGGACCGCGGGCTCACGCGCGTGGCCTATGTCGATCTCGACGCGCATCATTGCGACGGCGTCGAAGCGGCCTTGGCGGGCGAAGAACGCGTGCGCCTCTATTCAATCCACGAAGCCGGGCGCTGGCCGAATACCGGTGCGGCTCACGAAACGGCGGGCAGGATCGCGACGAATTTCCCCGTGCCCGCCGATTTGAACGACAGCGAATTCGCGCTGCTGGTCGAAGATGCGATCCTGCCCGCACTCGTCGCGTTCAAGCCGCAAGCGCTGATCGTGCAAGGCGGGGCGGATGCGCTCGCCGACGATCCGCTGTCGAATCTCGGCCTGTCGAATTTGGCGTTGTGGCGCGCTGGGGCCGCATTGCTGTCGTTGGGCGTGCCGACCCTCATCACCGGCGGCGGCGGCTACAATCCATGGAGTGTTGCGCGCGCCTGGACCGGCCTATGGGCGCAGGTCGCGGGGCACGACATTCCCGATCGCTTGCCGCCGGAAGCCGAGGAAATGCTTCGGGCACTCACCTGGCATCGCCGTAAGGACCAAGTCCGGCCCGAGCATTGGTTCACCACGCTCGCCGACGAACCGCGCGACGGGCCGATCCGCGCGGAAATACGCGCCCTCTTGGGGCGCGCCCGCGCGGCGTGA
- a CDS encoding TRAP transporter large permease → MTALLTVFVVAAVLRLPVAASMFASGIAYLAVTRQDIGLLADQTLNSTLGLSLLIAVPLFVLTANIMNAVTISDRLWNAGSALVGRLRGGHGHVTVLMNLVMSSMTGSAVSDVAGAGMVAVRMMRSQGGYPAGFACAIAASASLLGPLIPPSIPMVLYALLSGASIGALFLAGIVPGLLMAASISAWIYIVAKRRDLPRGDVVPLRAVPGVLAQAAVPMTLPVVLLGGIWLGIFTPTEAAAVAAFWAALIGFVWYRNLSFAKFVDVSRESSRQSTIVMMLIVSSFIVNYAITNEGVADAVARWFAANEFSQVGFMLVVNLMFLILGTVLDGSVMLLVFVPILLPTVKALGIDLVHFGVVVIVNFMIAIISPPYGLILFVLSALSKVPMREINREIWAFILPLAVALLLLILFPAITLFVPHLFGYAT, encoded by the coding sequence ATGACCGCATTGCTGACCGTCTTCGTCGTCGCGGCGGTGCTGCGCTTGCCGGTCGCGGCGTCGATGTTCGCCTCGGGCATCGCGTATCTCGCCGTCACGCGCCAGGATATCGGCCTGCTCGCCGACCAGACGCTGAACAGCACGCTGGGTTTAAGCCTGCTGATCGCAGTACCCCTGTTCGTGCTGACCGCCAACATCATGAACGCGGTCACGATTTCCGACCGTTTGTGGAACGCGGGCAGCGCGCTGGTCGGCCGCTTGCGCGGCGGCCACGGGCACGTGACCGTGCTGATGAATCTCGTCATGTCGTCGATGACCGGCAGTGCGGTGTCCGACGTGGCCGGGGCGGGCATGGTCGCGGTGCGGATGATGCGCAGCCAAGGCGGCTATCCCGCCGGTTTCGCCTGCGCGATCGCCGCATCGGCCTCGCTGCTCGGGCCGTTGATTCCGCCGTCGATCCCGATGGTGCTCTATGCGCTGCTGTCGGGCGCTTCGATCGGCGCGCTGTTCCTGGCCGGCATCGTGCCGGGTTTGCTGATGGCGGCGTCGATTTCCGCCTGGATCTACATCGTCGCCAAGCGTCGCGATCTGCCGCGCGGCGACGTAGTGCCGCTGCGCGCCGTACCGGGCGTGCTGGCGCAGGCGGCCGTGCCGATGACGCTGCCGGTCGTGCTGCTCGGCGGCATTTGGCTTGGGATCTTCACGCCGACCGAAGCGGCGGCCGTCGCCGCGTTTTGGGCCGCGCTGATCGGCTTCGTCTGGTACCGGAACCTGTCCTTCGCGAAATTCGTCGATGTGTCCCGCGAATCCTCGCGCCAATCGACGATCGTGATGATGCTGATCGTCTCGTCCTTCATCGTAAACTACGCGATCACCAACGAAGGCGTCGCCGACGCCGTGGCGCGCTGGTTCGCGGCGAACGAGTTCTCGCAAGTCGGGTTCATGCTGGTCGTGAACCTGATGTTCCTGATCCTGGGCACGGTGCTCGACGGGTCGGTCATGCTGCTGGTCTTCGTGCCGATCCTGCTGCCGACGGTGAAGGCGCTGGGCATCGATCTCGTCCATTTCGGCGTCGTCGTGATCGTCAATTTCATGATCGCGATCATCTCGCCGCCTTACGGATTGATCCTGTTCGTGCTGTCGGCGCTGTCCAAAGTGCCGATGCGCGAGATCAACCGGGAAATCTGGGCCTTCATCCTGCCGCTGGCCGTCGCGCTGCTGCTGCTGATCCTGTTCCCGGCGATCACGTTGTTCGTGCCGCATCTTTTCGGCTACGCGACGTGA
- a CDS encoding FCD domain-containing protein, with protein MTSVMEEIDELSQSERAYRVLRREILHGDVMPGERLRAADLQDRYDLGLTPIREALMRLTSESLVEGEANRGSRARDVSIAELRDLMATRREIERMCLAASIAHGDAQWEAEIVASLHLLTRGALPASDGDRDTAAQWEALHRRFHTALIAACGSPWQLRFWNMLADHSERYRKVRLLRHREKNAEVRDAHAEHAAIADAVLRRDAERAIALMDAHLTATENSVARLLEAGMRDAGK; from the coding sequence ATGACATCCGTCATGGAAGAAATCGACGAACTGTCCCAATCCGAGCGCGCCTATCGCGTGCTTCGCCGCGAGATCCTTCACGGCGACGTGATGCCCGGCGAACGCTTGCGCGCGGCCGATCTGCAGGATCGCTACGATCTGGGACTGACCCCGATCCGCGAAGCGCTGATGCGCCTCACTTCCGAAAGCCTCGTCGAGGGCGAAGCCAATCGCGGCTCGCGCGCGCGCGACGTATCGATCGCGGAGCTGCGCGATTTGATGGCCACGCGCCGCGAGATCGAACGCATGTGCTTGGCCGCGTCGATCGCGCACGGCGACGCGCAATGGGAAGCGGAGATCGTCGCGAGCCTGCATCTGTTGACGCGCGGCGCCCTGCCCGCGTCGGACGGCGATCGCGATACGGCGGCACAATGGGAGGCGTTGCATCGCCGCTTCCACACGGCGCTGATCGCAGCTTGCGGTTCGCCGTGGCAATTGCGCTTCTGGAACATGCTCGCCGACCACTCGGAGCGTTATCGCAAGGTGCGCCTGTTGCGCCATCGCGAGAAAAACGCCGAAGTGCGCGACGCGCATGCCGAACACGCCGCGATCGCCGACGCGGTGTTGAGGCGCGACGCCGAACGCGCCATCGCGCTGATGGACGCGCATCTGACCGCGACCGAAAACTCCGTCGCCCGTCTGCTGGAAGCGGGCATGCGCGACGCCGGAAAGTAA